A stretch of Triticum aestivum cultivar Chinese Spring chromosome 1D, IWGSC CS RefSeq v2.1, whole genome shotgun sequence DNA encodes these proteins:
- the LOC123179943 gene encoding scarecrow-like protein 9: protein MATEPLRDNLDTVAATDQPYDGDSSSQQQLAVYNYDLRDPHSTVLSPANQESTCVLGGVTSPGLCRVNSSLGQTQFQIATGGSPEHRRIRSNDALHYISHMLMDDVDERVDICQGEAALQAAEKPFRDILGEVYAPATNCPPMHSNNKPENPDKSGTSSYKRLWSTSFSNNCSSYSVLQPLTNLLSPYTCNRSLSLNSPSISVGPTSRSSFPAFHCQRDVEEATMFAPRIGKLVIYLENDILSISKLTIKETVGQRSENWDILEARSNKHLVFTTCAITRNENFDRVLLCYGRKTFDQTTRLQEAMAEKGNNNSVKGRSKGRQKLRARMQPRKELVDLRTLLIHCAQAVAEDSYLLASELLLKIRQHSSADGDCTERLAFYLADGLEARLAGSGSQVYRTLIERRTSPTDWLEAYSLFVAACPFVRTSYYFASQAILDVSKGQQRVHIIDFGIGYGFQWPLMIQKFAQQEEGAPKLRITGIDVSQPGFRPCEMIEETGKRLADYANMFKVPFQYQGIAAARWDTIKIEDLNIDEDEVLIINCIFRMKNLGHETDGINSARDEVLKTMRRMNPKVFISGTVNVLHSSPFFIQRFKEVMLHYSSVFDMLDANVPWDNEARKMLERIPFGRDALNIIACEDAERTQRPESYRQWQARCLKAGFQQLPVDQAILKNIVHMKNLHYHEEFFSVEDCGWLLQGWKGRVMYAISKWKPDEKYDGQ from the coding sequence ATGGCAACTGAACCTCTCCGTGACAATCTGGACACCGTCGCAGCAACCGACCAACCATACGACGGTGATTCCTCTTCCCAGCAGCAACTCGCCGTCTACAACTATGACCTGAGAGATCCACACTCCACAGTTCTTTCCCCAGCCAACCAAGAAAGCACATGTGTGCTTGGTGGAGTCACCAGCCCTGGGTTGTGCAGGGTCAACAGCAGCCTTGGACAAACCCAATTTCAGATTGCTACAGGGGGCAGCCCTGAGCACCGCCGGATCAGATCAAATGATGCCCTTCACTACATAAGCCACATGCTGATGGATGACGTCGACGAGAGGGTCGACATATGCCAAGGGGAGGCTGCTCTCCAGGCTGCTGAGAAGCCATTCCGTGACATTCTTGGGGAGGTATACGCGCCAGCTACTAACTGTCCGCCAATGCATAGCAACAACAAACCAGAAAACCCTGATAAGAGTGGTACCAGCAGTTACAAGAGGCTCTGGAGCACAAGCTTCAGTAATAACTGTTCCAGTTACAGCGTGTTACAGCCCTTAACAAACCTGTTGAGTCCATATACCTGCAATAGGAGTCTTTCTCTAAACAGTCCGTCGATAAGTGTTGGACCGACTTCTAGATCTAGTTTCCCTGCCTTCCATTGTCAGAGAGATGTCGAGGAGGCAACAATGTTTGCTCCACGTATTGGTAAGCTGGTGATATATTTAGAGAATGACATACTTTCTATTTCCAAACTGACTATAAAGGAGACAGTAGGCCAGAGGAGCGAAAACTGGGATATCTTGGAAGCAAGGAGCAACAAACATCTTGTCTTCACCACTTGTGCAATAACTCGAAATGAAAATTTCGACCGAGTTCTGCTATGCTATGGTCGGAAGACTTTCGACCAAACAACAAGACTACAAGAAGCGATGGCGGAGAAAGGAAATAATAACTCAGTGAAAGGCCGGAGCAAAGGACGTCAGAAGCTAAGGGCTAGGATGCAACCGAGGAAAGAGTTGGTTGATCTCAGGACTCTCCTTATCCATTGCGCACAAGCTGTGGCAGAAGACAGCTACCTGTTGGCCAGTGAACTGCTATTGAAGATAAGACAACACTCTTCAGCAGATGGTGATTGCACTGAGAGACTGGCATTTTACTTGGCGGATGGCCTTGAGGCACGCTTGGCTGGGAGCGGGAGTCAGGTTTATCGCACCCTCATCGAGAGGCGAACAAGTCCCACAGATTGGTTAGAGGCTTACAGCCTTTTTGTTGCAGCTTGCCCTTTTGTCAGGACGTCATACTACTTTGCGAGCCAAGCTATTCTTGATGTCTCAAAAGGGCAACAAAGGGTGCACATCATTGATTTTGGCATCGGCTATGGCTTTCAGTGGCCATTAATGATTCAGAAGTTTGCACAGCAAGAAGAGGGAGCCCCCAAGCTTCGGATCACAGGTATAGACGTTTCTCAGCCAGGTTTTCGCCCCTGCGAAATGATCGAGGAGACAGGGAAACGGTTGGCTGATTATGCAAACATGTTCAAGGTACCTTTTCAGTATCAGGGCATTGCCGCTGCAAGATGGGACACCATTAAAATTGAGGATCTTAACATTGATGAGGATGAAGTTCTCATAATCAACTGCATATTCCGGATGAAGAATCTTGGTCATGAAACCGATGGCATAAATAGTGCAAGGGACGAGGTGCTGAAAACTATGAGGAGGATGAACCCAAAGGTTTTTATTTCTGGCACTGTGAACGTGTTACATAGTTCTCCCTTCTTCATACAACGATTCAAAGAAGTTATGCTCCATTACTCTTCAGTGTTTGACATGCTGGATGCAAATGTTCCATGGGATAATGAGGCAagaaagatgcttgagaggatccCATTTGGGCGGGATGCCCTTAACATAATAGCATGTGAGGATGCAGAAAGGACTCAGAGGCCAGAAAGTTACAGGCAGTGGCAAGCAAGGTGCCTCAAGGCAGGGTTTCAGCAGCTTCCTGTCGATCAAGCCATCTTAAAGAACATAGTACACATGAAGAACTTACATTATCATGAAGAATTCTTCTCTGTCGAAGATTGCGGCTGGCTGCTACAAGGATGGAAAGGGAGAGTGATGTATGCTATATCTAAATGGAAACCTGATGAAAAATATGATGGTCAGTAA